The Methanofervidicoccus sp. A16 genome has a segment encoding these proteins:
- a CDS encoding helix-turn-helix domain-containing protein: MKKPISKSPTLSLENIMCCIFDIKPLDVAVYLTLLKNGPSKVSTIAELLNRDRSTIQRSMQNLIRAGLVRRKQINLRKGGYFYRYEAIPFSEVRSKVLETIEKWRDEVRKWIDDIDNRDLEEYIEEYIKK; the protein is encoded by the coding sequence ATGAAAAAACCTATCTCCAAATCACCTACTCTATCCTTAGAAAATATAATGTGTTGTATATTTGACATAAAACCCTTGGATGTTGCGGTGTATCTTACACTCTTAAAGAATGGGCCTTCCAAAGTGAGTACTATTGCAGAGTTGTTAAATAGGGACAGGAGTACAATCCAGAGATCTATGCAGAATCTAATAAGGGCAGGTCTTGTAAGGAGGAAGCAGATAAATCTTAGAAAGGGAGGTTATTTCTATAGATACGAGGCAATTCCTTTCAGTGAGGTGAGGTCCAAAGTATTAGAAACTATAGAGAAGTGGCGTGATGAGGTTAGAAAGTGGATAGATGATATCGACAATAGGGATTTGGAGGAGTATATAGAAGAATATATTAAAAAATAA
- the rnz gene encoding ribonuclease Z — translation MKIVFLGTGSSIPTKKRNQPSIALKYNGDVLLFDCGEGTQRQMVHTDVSPMKIKHIFISHLHGDHILGISGLLQSMGLGKRKTPIHIYGPPETEEVMRCMMKLGFHTTFDIHIHEIPTDSPQCVIDGEKYQVYSYPMRHSVPTLGYIFKEKKKPQLDIKRAIELGVKMGPDLRRLKEGYPVISKDGKKIYPEDVLLPPKRGISVAYSGDTLPVKGFGEFIRSLDCRILIHEATFDSTKEDHAIETMHSTVEDAINIGSIAKVEKLILTHLSARYDEETENYLREVETFREEKGVDTIVAEDLMEYPLISKGEENIGVSVAYHLKASKVIL, via the coding sequence ATGAAAATAGTATTCTTAGGAACAGGTTCTTCTATACCTACAAAGAAGAGAAACCAGCCCTCAATAGCACTTAAATACAACGGAGATGTGCTCCTCTTCGACTGTGGAGAGGGCACTCAGAGACAGATGGTTCATACAGATGTCTCCCCTATGAAGATAAAACATATATTCATCTCACACCTCCATGGGGACCACATACTGGGGATATCAGGTCTCCTGCAATCTATGGGACTAGGTAAGAGGAAAACCCCTATCCATATATATGGACCTCCTGAAACTGAGGAAGTAATGAGATGTATGATGAAGTTAGGTTTCCATACAACCTTTGATATACATATTCATGAGATCCCTACTGATAGCCCTCAGTGTGTCATAGATGGGGAAAAGTATCAGGTATACTCCTATCCCATGAGACACTCAGTACCTACATTAGGTTATATATTCAAAGAGAAGAAAAAACCACAGTTGGACATAAAGAGGGCTATTGAGTTGGGAGTGAAGATGGGGCCAGACCTGAGGAGGTTGAAGGAGGGTTATCCAGTGATATCCAAGGATGGGAAAAAGATATATCCTGAAGATGTCCTCCTTCCACCAAAGAGAGGAATATCTGTGGCATACAGTGGAGATACTCTGCCAGTCAAGGGCTTTGGAGAGTTTATAAGGTCTTTAGACTGCAGAATACTGATCCACGAGGCTACATTTGACAGTACTAAAGAGGACCATGCCATTGAAACTATGCACTCTACAGTAGAGGACGCCATAAATATAGGTAGTATTGCAAAGGTGGAAAAACTTATACTAACTCACCTCTCTGCAAGATATGACGAGGAGACAGAGAACTATCTAAGGGAGGTTGAGACATTTAGAGAAGAGAAAGGTGTAGATACCATAGTGGCAGAGGATCTTATGGAGTATCCACTTATCTCTAAAGGAGAGGAAAATATAGGAGTTAGCGTTGCCTATCATTTAAAAGCATCTAAAGTAATCCTCTAA
- a CDS encoding Sjogren's syndrome/scleroderma autoantigen 1 family protein: protein MKDGENEMDIIKIAANEMLKGSKMLGEHCKFCGFPLFQDRKGNKYCVRCRTLKKREEKNKRDKIEICREDKRDMAPPYSQNTYIKIIDKKIDYLFKRLEEECDVARIMEITEVIKALIKLKSKLE from the coding sequence ATGAAGGATGGAGAAAATGAGATGGATATTATAAAGATAGCCGCAAATGAGATGTTGAAAGGTTCTAAAATGCTGGGAGAACATTGTAAATTTTGTGGTTTTCCTCTATTTCAGGATAGAAAAGGAAATAAGTACTGTGTACGTTGTAGGACATTGAAGAAAAGGGAGGAGAAAAACAAAAGGGACAAGATAGAGATCTGTAGAGAAGATAAAAGAGATATGGCACCTCCATACAGTCAAAATACTTACATAAAAATAATAGATAAAAAGATAGATTATTTATTTAAAAGATTAGAGGAGGAGTGTGACGTCGCCAGAATTATGGAGATCACCGAAGTCATTAAAGCACTTATTAAGTTAAAGTCCAAATTAGAATAG
- a CDS encoding DNA repair exonuclease, producing the protein MQFVHIADNHLGYRQYNLDEREKDIYRAFKECIDKIIEIKPDFVVHSGDLFEHPEPSVNALYTAIEGFKKLMEHNIPIYIIHGNHDKPRRDFKKSPFTILKKVLGDRFKTFFRKKCHIFEKEGREVFIGGNDFTSRSNVSTLHETYKMIEVDSKNYKDRILLFHQSLYSYSNLPTYEIQLDDLPQGFKYYAGGHIHQRILRNVGDGILAYSGSTEIYTYDEYEDYEKNGKGFYLVDISREDCDVDRIDIKCRDFVVEKGITDEESFKRFLEKLKSKNEPVVICSVLRDLSERLERALKSKKTLYNRITYLDGISEEEILDIAHMDIEEVFREFLKSRNYDVNFVYGIYDEVIRGRDLYKYLEDYFRCF; encoded by the coding sequence TTGCAGTTTGTCCACATAGCAGACAACCACCTTGGGTATAGACAGTACAACTTAGACGAAAGAGAAAAAGATATATACAGAGCATTTAAGGAGTGCATCGATAAGATAATTGAGATAAAGCCAGACTTTGTTGTACACAGTGGAGATCTATTTGAACACCCTGAGCCTTCAGTTAATGCCCTCTATACAGCGATAGAAGGTTTTAAGAAATTAATGGAACATAACATACCTATCTATATAATCCATGGAAACCATGACAAACCTAGGAGGGATTTCAAGAAATCTCCCTTTACAATACTCAAAAAAGTTTTAGGTGATCGTTTTAAGACATTCTTTCGAAAGAAGTGTCATATATTTGAAAAAGAGGGTAGGGAGGTATTTATAGGAGGCAATGATTTCACTTCGAGAAGTAATGTATCCACTCTTCATGAAACCTACAAGATGATAGAGGTGGACTCCAAGAACTACAAAGACAGGATACTCCTTTTCCATCAAAGTCTATACTCCTATTCTAATCTTCCAACCTATGAAATACAGTTGGATGATCTTCCCCAGGGATTTAAATATTACGCTGGAGGGCATATCCACCAGAGGATATTGAGAAATGTGGGGGATGGAATCCTAGCCTACAGTGGCTCCACAGAGATATATACTTACGACGAATACGAGGATTACGAGAAAAATGGAAAGGGGTTCTACCTAGTAGATATCAGTAGAGAGGACTGTGATGTAGATAGGATAGATATAAAATGTAGGGATTTTGTAGTGGAGAAGGGCATAACAGATGAAGAGTCTTTTAAGAGATTCCTTGAAAAGTTAAAATCTAAGAACGAACCTGTAGTTATCTGCTCCGTTCTTAGGGATCTATCTGAGAGGTTGGAAAGGGCACTGAAAAGTAAAAAAACTCTCTACAATAGGATAACATACTTAGATGGAATATCTGAGGAGGAGATATTGGACATTGCCCATATGGACATTGAGGAAGTATTTAGGGAATTTTTGAAGAGTAGGAATTACGATGTAAATTTTGTATATGGAATATACGACGAAGTGATAAGAGGAAGAGATCTATACAAGTACTTAGAGGATTACTTTAGATGCTTTTAA
- a CDS encoding radical SAM protein, giving the protein MKFLILKITNNCNLRCIYCYRENNSSKKDMEFKTAKNAIDYILKSDDRLKIQFTGGEPLLNFKLIEKVVDYCNDQYPDKNISYAIQTNGTLLKEGTIERIKELDIKVGVSLDTIDPRDATLRPYKNGKPSTLDTLKGIYLLRKKNVPFGITTVVTSKNLPHLLDLVYYLISIGVRSISFDLLKPKKREHLSLMPMEGEFRKILEEMKDLPIYIKNLRRNSQDKYCYLNSGDLLFVNEIGDIYPCPTLEGCFYGGNINSGEGIKLFKVKCNYCFARSYLMKVVNDPS; this is encoded by the coding sequence ATGAAGTTTTTAATACTGAAGATAACCAACAACTGTAATCTAAGGTGTATATACTGTTATAGGGAAAACAACTCAAGTAAAAAAGATATGGAATTTAAAACTGCTAAGAACGCCATAGACTACATTTTAAAGAGTGATGATAGATTAAAGATCCAATTTACTGGAGGGGAACCTCTCTTGAACTTTAAATTAATTGAGAAGGTTGTAGATTATTGCAATGATCAATATCCAGATAAAAATATTTCCTACGCTATTCAGACTAACGGCACTTTACTGAAGGAAGGAACTATCGAGAGGATCAAAGAGTTGGATATAAAAGTAGGTGTAAGTTTAGACACCATAGATCCCAGAGATGCTACTTTAAGGCCCTATAAAAATGGAAAACCCTCTACCTTGGATACCTTAAAAGGTATATACCTACTAAGGAAGAAGAACGTGCCCTTTGGAATTACAACTGTAGTAACTAGTAAAAACCTTCCACATCTACTGGATCTTGTCTATTACCTTATCTCCATAGGGGTAAGAAGTATAAGTTTCGACCTATTGAAACCTAAGAAAAGGGAACATCTCTCCCTGATGCCAATGGAGGGAGAATTTAGAAAGATACTAGAGGAGATGAAAGATCTTCCCATATATATAAAGAATTTAAGGAGAAACTCCCAGGATAAGTACTGCTATTTAAACAGTGGAGATCTCCTCTTCGTCAACGAGATAGGGGATATATATCCCTGTCCCACCTTAGAAGGCTGTTTCTATGGGGGGAATATCAACAGTGGGGAAGGTATTAAACTATTTAAAGTTAAATGTAATTACTGTTTTGCTAGAAGTTATTTAATGAAGGTTGTTAACGATCCTTCCTAA
- a CDS encoding MBL fold metallo-hydrolase RNA specificity domain-containing protein, with protein sequence MPIIRFHGGCHQIGMSCMEIDTKKSKILLDCGMDPNKNAVPNIDTKDIDAVLVSHAHLDHSGAIPCFNFRKVYCTTPSADLMYILWKDVSKLSKIYGEKEIKRALDVIETVNYKEKKRITEDITMEMYDAGHILGSSSIYLDIEGKKLLYTGDINERETRTLKPADTDIEEIDTLIIESTYGSPLDIKPARKALERQLIEEISSTIEKKGKVIIPVFAVGRAQEIIAVIYHYMNSGVLEEVPVYVDGSIIHTTGVYLSYSQWLNPKIRRMLECGQNPFGYVKKADSDVFNEGPCIIISTSGMLQGGPVLQYLKLLKYPQNKLILTGYQAEDTLGRALEEGAKTIKPFKNEIPVRGEVVKIEFSAHGDYNSLIRYLKKIPTPNKVFVVHGERYQSLSLAMTIWKSLKIPTFAPPVGSVLPLF encoded by the coding sequence ATGCCGATAATTAGATTTCACGGAGGATGTCATCAAATAGGAATGTCCTGTATGGAGATAGATACGAAAAAATCTAAGATACTCTTAGATTGTGGTATGGATCCAAACAAGAATGCAGTACCAAATATAGACACCAAAGATATAGACGCTGTATTAGTATCCCATGCCCACCTAGACCACTCTGGGGCTATACCCTGTTTCAACTTCAGAAAGGTATACTGTACAACACCCTCTGCAGATCTCATGTATATACTCTGGAAGGATGTTTCAAAACTCTCGAAAATTTACGGTGAGAAGGAGATAAAGAGAGCCTTAGATGTTATAGAAACTGTAAATTACAAGGAGAAAAAGAGGATAACTGAAGATATCACAATGGAGATGTACGACGCTGGCCATATCCTTGGAAGTTCCTCTATATACTTAGATATAGAGGGGAAGAAATTACTCTATACTGGAGATATAAATGAGAGAGAAACTAGGACGTTGAAACCTGCAGATACAGATATAGAGGAGATAGATACTCTTATAATAGAATCCACCTACGGCTCACCTTTAGATATAAAACCTGCTAGGAAGGCTTTGGAGAGACAACTTATAGAGGAGATCTCAAGTACTATAGAGAAGAAAGGTAAAGTAATAATACCTGTATTTGCAGTAGGCAGAGCCCAGGAGATAATAGCAGTTATATATCACTATATGAACAGTGGAGTCTTAGAGGAGGTACCTGTATATGTAGATGGCTCTATTATCCATACTACAGGAGTTTATCTAAGTTATTCCCAGTGGTTGAATCCAAAGATAAGGAGGATGTTAGAGTGTGGACAGAATCCCTTTGGATACGTAAAGAAGGCTGACAGTGATGTTTTCAATGAAGGTCCATGTATTATAATATCCACCTCTGGGATGCTCCAAGGGGGCCCAGTACTCCAGTACTTAAAACTCCTGAAGTACCCTCAGAATAAACTTATCCTAACAGGGTATCAGGCAGAGGACACCTTAGGGAGGGCCTTGGAGGAGGGGGCAAAAACGATTAAGCCTTTCAAAAATGAGATACCTGTTAGGGGAGAGGTGGTTAAGATAGAGTTCTCTGCACATGGTGACTACAACTCCCTTATAAGGTATCTGAAAAAGATACCTACTCCAAATAAGGTATTTGTAGTACATGGAGAGAGGTATCAATCACTATCTCTGGCTATGACTATATGGAAATCCCTTAAGATACCTACCTTTGCTCCTCCTGTGGGGAGTGTACTACCTCTATTCTAA
- a CDS encoding RlmF-related methyltransferase encodes MKLGLKIEDALKLNPELKKYTYYKNGKIRIDFKSKESLYLYNKTVLKHVFNIDMDFHRDALIPTPVSRYLFIKNLCESFKEENSRDIKDVLEIGTGSGILAIMIAKYYRCNVYATEVVKEYIKLAWDNVIRNNLENRVRIIDSKGKIVEGIPEIEGKKFDIILSYPPFYSPHSVPSKRSFGGAYAREVELIGGGKYGEEFSLRILREGIKYLRRGGIIGLMMPHKPKERRKIIEEEIVNLGLNLKTDKIEVGKRKRYIIKGYFL; translated from the coding sequence ATGAAGTTAGGACTAAAAATAGAGGACGCCTTAAAGTTAAATCCTGAACTAAAAAAATACACATACTACAAAAATGGAAAAATAAGGATAGATTTTAAAAGTAAGGAATCCCTCTATCTCTACAACAAAACTGTACTGAAACATGTATTTAACATAGATATGGATTTCCACAGGGACGCCCTAATACCAACACCTGTCAGTAGATATCTCTTTATAAAAAACCTATGTGAGAGTTTTAAAGAGGAAAACAGTAGAGATATAAAAGATGTACTGGAGATCGGGACAGGTTCAGGTATCCTCGCCATAATGATTGCAAAGTACTACAGGTGTAACGTCTACGCCACAGAGGTTGTAAAAGAGTATATAAAGTTAGCCTGGGATAACGTTATAAGGAACAACTTAGAAAATAGAGTAAGGATAATAGACTCCAAGGGCAAGATCGTTGAGGGGATACCTGAAATTGAGGGTAAAAAGTTCGATATAATTCTATCCTATCCTCCATTCTATTCTCCTCATTCTGTACCATCTAAGAGGAGTTTTGGAGGAGCCTACGCCAGAGAGGTGGAGTTAATCGGTGGAGGAAAATACGGAGAGGAGTTCTCCTTAAGGATCCTCAGAGAGGGCATAAAGTATTTAAGAAGAGGGGGAATTATAGGGTTGATGATGCCCCATAAACCTAAGGAAAGGAGGAAGATAATAGAAGAAGAGATAGTTAATTTAGGACTAAATTTGAAAACTGATAAGATAGAAGTTGGTAAGAGGAAAAGATATATTATAAAAGGGTATTTTCTCTAA
- a CDS encoding TIGR00266 family protein: MTEYDFKIEYSPAYSLLKINLKDQSIIGETGAMVYMSKGIQVDTDIKGGLIGALKRMVVGENLFLNKFYGTGTLALAPKYVGDITHYRLDGTLYVQSGAYLASSPDVEIDTKLGDLKMIFGGMGLFLMKLEGKGDVFLSSFGALETIELEDEEVIVDNGNLVGFTEGLEYSLKKIGGGLKTTIFSGEGRVYEFRGTGKIFIQTRNILEFGEFLSEYIVRKDR; this comes from the coding sequence ATGACAGAGTATGATTTTAAAATAGAGTACAGTCCAGCCTACTCCCTACTGAAGATAAACCTTAAAGATCAGAGTATAATAGGGGAAACTGGTGCCATGGTTTATATGTCCAAGGGTATCCAGGTGGATACGGATATAAAGGGAGGTTTAATAGGGGCATTAAAGAGGATGGTGGTGGGGGAGAATCTCTTTTTAAATAAATTCTATGGAACTGGTACCTTGGCCTTGGCTCCAAAATATGTAGGGGATATTACCCACTACAGGTTAGATGGGACTCTCTACGTCCAAAGTGGTGCCTATTTAGCATCTTCACCAGATGTAGAGATAGATACTAAACTTGGCGACTTAAAGATGATATTTGGTGGAATGGGACTTTTTCTGATGAAACTTGAAGGTAAGGGGGATGTATTCCTCTCCTCCTTTGGAGCCCTTGAAACTATCGAGTTAGAAGATGAGGAGGTTATAGTGGATAACGGAAACCTTGTAGGATTTACAGAAGGTCTTGAGTACTCCTTAAAGAAAATAGGAGGAGGTTTAAAAACTACAATCTTCAGTGGGGAGGGTAGAGTGTATGAGTTTAGAGGTACAGGTAAGATATTCATCCAAACTAGAAATATTTTAGAATTTGGAGAGTTCCTATCTGAGTATATTGTTAGGAAGGATCGTTAA
- a CDS encoding DNA double-strand break repair nuclease NurA, which yields MSSLKYFYILSKKEEISKLIERIKREIDYKKQVINDCWINCNFEGSGQNYTFGGGDGSFNRIDYIDLCLYLVGSVSYTNKVGEGLEDSISFWEPGIVIPYKYVEYRLKLYMINMELKTALWNLKNRDIDCYLFDGSLYSLIIQSHTYGGRVNGEVREDYRIIEEYYKDYKRDIKEEIYQDLDSNKLTPVTTTVKDAEDEKLRIILEQVEYIVLLREIVKNYWDKFVGVSKTSKMSIYFKKYNNNGTSIIKTIPDMGIFSSVEGTGYSKPVNLADKNEVDYNIYYNIHYLKRFNLDIDELYYQFVRLDSRGGVLNITSLKKLDEEFFINLRDISVGGYPYILKRSHEDVKISDKDMEICAKLLKLYESRDRDVVI from the coding sequence GTGTCTTCTTTGAAGTATTTTTACATCCTCAGTAAAAAGGAGGAAATTTCCAAGTTGATAGAGAGGATAAAGAGGGAGATCGATTATAAAAAACAGGTAATAAATGACTGTTGGATAAACTGCAACTTCGAAGGTAGCGGACAGAATTATACATTTGGAGGGGGAGACGGTAGTTTCAACAGGATAGACTATATTGATTTATGTCTCTACTTAGTGGGATCTGTCTCCTACACTAACAAGGTAGGAGAGGGATTAGAGGACTCTATCTCCTTCTGGGAACCTGGAATTGTTATTCCCTACAAATATGTGGAGTATAGACTTAAACTATACATGATCAATATGGAGTTGAAAACTGCACTCTGGAACCTTAAAAACAGGGATATAGATTGCTATCTATTTGACGGCTCCCTCTACTCCCTCATTATACAGAGCCATACATACGGTGGTAGGGTTAATGGAGAGGTAAGAGAAGACTACAGGATAATAGAAGAGTACTATAAGGACTATAAAAGGGATATAAAAGAGGAGATCTATCAGGATTTAGACAGTAATAAATTAACACCTGTTACAACAACTGTTAAAGATGCTGAAGATGAGAAACTTAGGATTATATTGGAACAGGTTGAGTATATAGTGCTACTGAGGGAGATAGTTAAAAACTACTGGGATAAGTTTGTAGGAGTGTCAAAAACCTCTAAGATGAGTATATACTTCAAAAAGTACAATAACAATGGTACATCTATCATTAAAACCATCCCAGATATGGGTATTTTTTCAAGTGTTGAAGGTACTGGATACTCTAAACCTGTCAATCTGGCAGATAAAAATGAGGTGGATTACAACATATACTACAACATACACTACTTAAAGAGGTTCAATCTTGATATAGATGAGTTGTACTATCAGTTTGTAAGGTTGGATAGTAGAGGAGGTGTTCTAAATATCACATCCCTTAAAAAACTAGATGAGGAGTTCTTTATAAATCTAAGGGATATATCTGTAGGAGGATATCCCTATATACTTAAGAGGAGTCATGAGGATGTGAAGATCAGTGATAAAGATATGGAGATCTGTGCCAAGTTGTTAAAGTTATATGAAAGTAGAGATAGGGATGTAGTGATATAA
- a CDS encoding proteasome assembly chaperone family protein, whose amino-acid sequence MVEIIERIIKKVEPLKDAVLIEGLPGIGHVGRIAAEHLIQEFQGEKIMEIYCNDFPPQVLVNEDGTIESMNNEIYIIKEPIPMVVVTGNTQALSPIGQYQLSKRLVEIGIKYGARITYTLGGFGIGRIKEDPLVYVAATSKELADRIKEHGALFRADGGGIVGAAGLMLTFSKLMGIEGACLMGETPGYLIDPKSARKVLEVLSKVLNIEIDMGELEKRAREMEAFLERIKRFEKQLEQSHFMVREKDKRQREEDLRYIG is encoded by the coding sequence ATGGTAGAGATTATAGAGAGGATAATAAAGAAGGTTGAACCTCTAAAAGATGCTGTACTTATAGAGGGACTTCCAGGGATAGGGCATGTTGGTAGGATAGCGGCGGAACACCTTATACAGGAGTTCCAGGGAGAGAAGATTATGGAGATATACTGTAATGACTTCCCTCCTCAGGTACTGGTAAATGAGGACGGTACAATAGAAAGTATGAACAATGAGATCTATATTATAAAGGAACCTATTCCAATGGTGGTAGTTACTGGGAATACTCAGGCCCTATCTCCTATAGGACAGTATCAACTCTCTAAGAGGTTAGTTGAGATCGGAATTAAATATGGTGCAAGGATAACCTATACTCTTGGTGGATTTGGTATAGGGCGTATAAAAGAGGATCCATTGGTCTACGTTGCAGCAACTTCAAAGGAACTTGCAGATAGGATAAAGGAACATGGTGCACTATTTAGGGCAGATGGAGGAGGTATAGTAGGTGCTGCAGGTTTGATGCTTACATTCTCAAAGTTAATGGGTATCGAAGGAGCCTGTCTTATGGGAGAGACACCTGGTTATCTCATAGATCCAAAATCTGCAAGGAAGGTACTTGAGGTACTCTCCAAGGTTCTTAACATCGAGATAGATATGGGAGAGTTGGAGAAGAGGGCTAGAGAGATGGAGGCCTTCTTAGAGAGGATCAAGAGATTTGAGAAACAGTTAGAGCAGAGCCATTTCATGGTTAGGGAGAAGGACAAGAGACAGAGAGAGGAGGATCTAAGATATATTGGATAG